TACCTGGTGGCCGAAGGGTCGCTGGTGCGGGAAGAGGACCGGGGGCGATATCGCTACCGGCGTGCTGTAAGGGGAGCGTGCGCGGTTACCTCGCTCAGGGTGTTTTGAGCGGGTGGCACGGCAGCTGTGTTGAACAGTCCAGGCAGCCAGGCGGTTGTCATTCAGGAGAGTCAGTGTGATCAACAAGAACAACAATAATTCTACGGTCATCGGTTCGTGCGCATTTCAGGTCAGTAGCCTGGCGGCAGCCATTGCGCTGGTGTCTACACCGGTGTGGGCTGGCGATACGATCGAGTTCGAAAACGGCGCGACCATGGATTGGTCGGTGACCACCAGCTACGGCATCGGTGTGCGCACGGGCAGTCAGAGCTCGCGCTTGCTGACGATCAACGCCGACGATGCCAACCGCAACTTCGACAGTGGCAGCCTGACCACCAACCGCGTGGGCGCGCTGGCGGAAATGATCCTGCGCAAGGACAACTACGGCGCCGTGGTGCGCGGCAGTACCTTCTACGACGACGTCTACCACCGCAAGAACGATAACGACTCGCCCGCCACCGTGAACAAAGACGGCAGCAACGACGAGTTCACCAGCGACACCCGCTACTACAGCGGTGGTCGCAGCAAACTGCTCGACGCCTATGTGTTCAGCGGCTGGCGCTTTGACAACGACACGATGCTTGACGTCAAGGCCGGGCGGCATATCGAATCCTGGGGCGAGAGTCTGTTTTACCCGGGTGTGAACGGCGTACAAAACCCGTCCGACGCGGTAAAAGCGTCCCAGCCGGGTGTCGAGGTCAAGGAAATACTTTTGCCGGTGGGCCAGTTCTCCGGTTCATTCCGATTGAACCCCCAGCTGACCTTCGGTGCCTACGTGCAATACGAATGGAAGGGCACTGAACTGCCGCCGGTGGGCAGCTACCTGTCGGGTAGCGACGTGGTGGGGCCAGGTCGCGAGTTCATCTACGCCAACGGCCAGAAGATTCCCTACCGCGGCACTGACGAACCGCGTGATGGAGGCCAGTGGGGGGTGCAGATGCGCTACCGCCCGGTGCCGGCCCTGGAGTTGTCGCTGTTCCACGTCAACTACCACGACAAGAACCCGGCCACCGCGCTGGTCGGCTACGACCCGCTGCCAGTGGGCGGTGGACGCAACGCCTTCGT
The Pseudomonas sp. MYb327 DNA segment above includes these coding regions:
- a CDS encoding DUF1302 family protein, encoding MINKNNNNSTVIGSCAFQVSSLAAAIALVSTPVWAGDTIEFENGATMDWSVTTSYGIGVRTGSQSSRLLTINADDANRNFDSGSLTTNRVGALAEMILRKDNYGAVVRGSTFYDDVYHRKNDNDSPATVNKDGSNDEFTSDTRYYSGGRSKLLDAYVFSGWRFDNDTMLDVKAGRHIESWGESLFYPGVNGVQNPSDAVKASQPGVEVKEILLPVGQFSGSFRLNPQLTFGAYVQYEWKGTELPPVGSYLSGSDVVGPGREFIYANGQKIPYRGTDEPRDGGQWGVQMRYRPVPALELSLFHVNYHDKNPATALVGYDPLPVGGGRNAFVSNGYEIKYFEDIKLTGISASTKIGDTQVGAEWSYRDGAPVMVNTGLGAVPAKGKGQQMQLSAIRILGDRPWASQTSLTAEIIRVQVDSVESTSAAPNLQGVNLLPTLAPLVASSDDYTYSTAAGYRTKSSSAYTVGASFSYPGVFQGWDLEVPFSFSNVFSGSTPMAGSISGVAGDRRLSAGTTFKYLGNLELGLKYIAYLGEADAIDRPFADRDYATFSMKYTF